A single genomic interval of Nocardioides nitrophenolicus harbors:
- a CDS encoding sensor histidine kinase — translation MEGTSRPTRAIAASVERGLHIAIGVVILAKTTVFAASLTERASYDAGDVALSLAVVGCVGLAGVRCVLGRPGRVDVLLCTLAMVAGALLHQGSTPRAGAADSPIIHLVEPMLLVLAARLPAATVLALAGLYVLLRWETGGSAIALRYGVQEAAFIAGTVLAVFVLVGLMRRTSARAEEALRAEGARQAAAGDRAEVEATAFVHDDLVPALLSVASLPRAEPTLAAATAALDGLTTQAPVPSRAPLADQLRAVADSSGLDVVLVVRGRRAVVPEDVRDALVGAVREALRNVARHSGGHRATITLTQRAGRVRLTVEDDGVGFVVTPGVGLRVAVTGRVEAAGGTARVASTPGAGTVVTLDWRAHRIARLLGLSSDNDTFARAAVGRPGRAALRVCGVLVAGYAASGLLLAFDGVRQPATWAGAAAVSVLVVLLARRIDRGPVSVGPLVLGALVPAAVLATVLPTVSVDGLGGLESWIVEFTALPAMVLAWTSSLRVVALLLVPNAVVIACVALQAGLPAADLPHLLFVQPLNTFFVAVIIGVCRRAGLVLAGIGATPDCDRAGATRGLLGPLLPEVERTLAKPTCIETAAGAAVLAHAVRDCLYLPGPAHLALREELHQLRRTGTHVVVNLHDPLAASATLASAVAVLRAVAPGRVTLSGTGTRASLVVVPAVSAAAADAVTAALPRTWVATFDPDATLLAGPPGELEVAAVAGCEVSPPGDRRPAHG, via the coding sequence GTGGAGGGGACCTCACGGCCGACGCGCGCCATCGCCGCGTCCGTCGAGCGCGGCCTCCACATCGCGATCGGCGTCGTCATCCTCGCCAAGACGACGGTGTTCGCGGCCTCGCTGACCGAGCGCGCGTCGTACGACGCCGGCGACGTCGCCCTGTCGCTGGCGGTGGTCGGGTGCGTGGGGCTGGCCGGCGTGCGCTGCGTGCTGGGCCGGCCGGGTCGCGTCGACGTCCTGCTCTGCACCCTCGCCATGGTCGCGGGTGCGCTGCTCCACCAGGGGAGCACGCCACGGGCCGGAGCGGCCGACTCGCCGATCATCCACCTGGTCGAGCCGATGCTGCTCGTACTGGCCGCCCGGCTGCCCGCCGCCACGGTCCTCGCCCTCGCCGGGCTGTACGTGCTGCTGCGCTGGGAGACCGGGGGCAGCGCGATCGCCCTGCGGTACGGCGTCCAGGAGGCCGCGTTCATCGCCGGGACCGTGCTCGCGGTGTTCGTGCTGGTCGGCCTGATGCGCCGGACGTCGGCCCGGGCCGAGGAGGCGCTGCGGGCGGAGGGGGCCCGCCAGGCCGCCGCCGGCGATCGGGCGGAGGTGGAGGCGACGGCGTTCGTCCACGACGACCTGGTGCCCGCGCTGCTGTCCGTCGCGAGCCTGCCGCGCGCGGAGCCGACCCTGGCCGCGGCCACCGCCGCCCTGGACGGGCTGACGACGCAGGCGCCCGTCCCGTCGCGCGCACCGCTGGCCGACCAGCTCCGCGCGGTGGCCGACAGCAGCGGGCTCGACGTGGTCCTGGTGGTTCGTGGCCGGCGGGCCGTCGTACCGGAGGACGTGCGGGACGCGCTGGTCGGCGCCGTCCGGGAGGCACTGCGCAATGTCGCGCGCCACAGCGGCGGGCACCGCGCGACGATCACCCTCACCCAGCGCGCGGGCCGGGTGCGCCTCACCGTGGAGGACGACGGCGTCGGCTTCGTGGTCACGCCGGGCGTGGGGCTGCGGGTGGCCGTGACCGGTCGGGTGGAGGCCGCCGGCGGCACCGCGCGCGTCGCGAGCACCCCGGGCGCGGGCACCGTGGTCACCCTCGACTGGCGAGCGCACCGGATCGCCCGGCTGCTCGGGCTCTCCTCCGACAACGACACCTTCGCCCGCGCGGCCGTCGGCCGCCCGGGCCGGGCCGCGCTGCGCGTGTGCGGCGTGCTGGTGGCGGGCTACGCCGCGTCCGGCCTGCTGCTCGCGTTCGACGGCGTACGCCAGCCGGCGACCTGGGCCGGTGCGGCCGCCGTGTCGGTGCTGGTGGTGCTCCTGGCCCGCCGCATCGACCGTGGACCGGTCTCGGTCGGCCCCCTCGTGCTCGGCGCCCTGGTACCGGCCGCCGTGCTCGCCACGGTCCTGCCGACGGTGTCGGTCGACGGCCTCGGCGGGCTGGAGTCGTGGATCGTCGAGTTCACGGCGCTGCCGGCGATGGTGCTGGCCTGGACCAGCTCGCTGCGCGTGGTCGCACTGCTCCTCGTCCCCAACGCGGTCGTGATCGCCTGCGTCGCCCTCCAGGCCGGGCTCCCGGCCGCCGACCTGCCGCACCTGCTGTTCGTGCAGCCGCTCAACACCTTCTTCGTCGCCGTCATCATCGGCGTGTGCCGTCGGGCCGGCCTGGTGCTCGCCGGGATCGGGGCCACCCCCGACTGCGATCGCGCCGGCGCCACCCGCGGGCTGCTCGGCCCGCTGCTGCCCGAGGTCGAGCGGACCCTCGCCAAGCCGACCTGCATCGAGACCGCCGCCGGGGCGGCGGTGCTGGCCCACGCCGTCCGCGACTGCCTCTATCTCCCCGGCCCCGCGCACCTCGCACTGCGCGAGGAGCTGCACCAGCTGCGCCGGACCGGCACCCACGTCGTGGTCAACCTCCACGACCCGCTGGCCGCCAGCGCCACCCTCGCGAGCGCCGTGGCGGTGCTGCGGGCCGTCGCTCCGGGGCGGGTGACGCTCTCCGGCACCGGTACGCGGGCCAGCCTGGTCGTCGTACCCGCCGTCTCGGCGGCCGCCGCGGACGCCGTCACGGCCGCCCTGCCACGCACCTGGGTCGCGACCTTCGACCCCGACGCCACCCTGCTGGCCGGTCCGCCCGGCGAGCTGGAGGTCGCGGCCGTGGCCGGCTGCGAGGTCAGCCCTCCAGGTGACCGTCGGCCCGCGCACGGCTGA
- a CDS encoding response regulator, with amino-acid sequence MIRVGAIDNHPVVLLGLGAAFAETAPDMRLVAIAGSARELLERASGGLDVVLLDMRIPGQPAAHETVATLVDHGLVVVLFTAEERPVPVRRAIDAGAAGLILKVDPVESIAQSIRDAVAGELACSSQLATMLLSDEDVGARLSPRQIEILRAVSAGLPYRLVARQLGIGEVTVREHLARAARAYREGGIETGNVHGLISRARADGHLEG; translated from the coding sequence ATGATCCGGGTGGGGGCGATCGACAACCACCCCGTGGTGCTGTTGGGGCTGGGGGCGGCCTTCGCCGAGACCGCGCCCGACATGCGCCTGGTGGCGATCGCCGGCTCGGCGCGCGAGCTCCTGGAGCGGGCGTCCGGGGGCCTGGACGTGGTGCTGCTCGACATGCGGATCCCGGGCCAGCCGGCGGCCCACGAGACCGTCGCGACCCTGGTCGACCACGGCCTGGTCGTGGTGCTGTTCACGGCCGAGGAGCGGCCGGTGCCGGTACGCCGGGCGATCGACGCCGGAGCGGCCGGGCTGATCCTCAAGGTCGACCCGGTGGAGTCGATCGCCCAGTCGATCCGGGACGCGGTCGCCGGTGAGCTGGCCTGCTCGAGCCAGCTCGCGACCATGCTGCTGTCCGACGAGGACGTCGGCGCCCGGCTCTCACCGCGCCAGATCGAGATCCTGCGCGCGGTGAGTGCCGGCCTGCCGTACCGCCTGGTGGCCCGGCAGCTGGGCATCGGCGAGGTGACCGTGCGCGAGCATCTCGCCCGGGCGGCCCGCGCCTACCGCGAGGGCGGGATCGAGACCGGCAACGTGCACGGGCTGATCAGCCGTGCGCGGGCCGACGGTCACCTGGAGGGCTGA
- a CDS encoding MMPL family transporter yields the protein MIERWGALVVRRAVAVLLVGLGVTALAAVAGVGLEDKLSAGGFDDPGTESARELALERETFGNRSIDAVVIFSSDDEEASAPAFRAEVERTVAAIPEASVVSVLTWYDVQDPAMLSKDGHATAVYVSLAGESQNDFIDSFDEMRPVVERSELHTELAGPYAVYTDVNEETKSDLLRAELVSLPIVLILSLIIFRSVVAALMPLLVGLVAVLGARATIAGLNQLVDVSIFAPNIITLLGLGLAIDYALFVVSRFREEIARDPGDTRGAVVRTMATAGRTVAFSALTVAAAMSSLLVFPQTFLKSIGYGGIAAVLIAMLAALTVLPAVLALLGTRIDALRIPFLQRPTPVETDHGAWARLARAVMRRPVVVATAVVVVLLAVASPFLGVKWGSVDYRVLPSDTPSHEASERLNSEFGPERSTANILVRGEDQAGVAAYERALGEVGGVVDVRPVATEGDTTLLRAAWEGNSQTGHSQQVVRDLRAVTAPDGADALVGGLTADTVDLAGSVGDHLPLMGVIVVGVMLVLLFLAFGSVVLPLKAVLMNGFSITASFGVVTWIFSDGHLADLLGFTPQGFLDLTNPIVMLAVLFGLSMDYEVFLLSRVREQWDATGDNDLAVQTGVQKTGRIITSAALLLAVVIGAFSLSGVVFMKMLGLGMLVAILVDATVVRALLVPATMKLLGRWNWWAPAPLARWWERHGFREGGSEPAGPVDPVDPAGPADPTARDRVLV from the coding sequence ATGATCGAGCGATGGGGCGCACTGGTGGTGCGGCGGGCCGTGGCGGTGCTGCTGGTCGGGCTCGGCGTGACCGCGCTCGCCGCCGTGGCCGGCGTCGGCCTGGAGGACAAGCTCTCGGCCGGCGGCTTCGACGACCCCGGCACCGAGTCGGCCCGCGAGCTCGCCCTCGAGCGGGAGACCTTCGGCAACCGGTCCATCGACGCCGTCGTGATCTTCTCCAGCGACGACGAGGAGGCCTCCGCCCCGGCGTTCCGGGCCGAGGTCGAGCGGACCGTGGCGGCGATCCCGGAGGCGAGCGTCGTCTCGGTGCTCACCTGGTACGACGTCCAGGACCCCGCGATGCTCAGCAAGGACGGTCACGCCACGGCCGTCTACGTCTCCCTCGCCGGTGAGAGCCAGAACGACTTCATCGACTCCTTCGACGAGATGCGCCCGGTGGTCGAGCGCAGCGAGCTGCACACCGAGCTCGCGGGTCCGTACGCCGTCTACACCGACGTCAACGAGGAGACGAAGTCCGACCTGCTGCGCGCCGAGCTGGTGTCGCTGCCGATCGTGCTGATCCTCTCGCTCATCATCTTCCGCAGCGTCGTGGCGGCGCTGATGCCGCTGCTGGTCGGCCTGGTGGCGGTGCTCGGCGCCCGGGCGACCATCGCGGGTCTCAACCAGCTCGTCGACGTGTCGATCTTCGCGCCCAACATCATCACCCTGCTGGGGCTGGGACTGGCGATCGACTACGCCCTCTTCGTGGTCTCCCGCTTCCGTGAGGAGATCGCCCGCGATCCGGGCGACACCCGCGGCGCGGTGGTGCGGACCATGGCCACCGCGGGCCGCACGGTCGCCTTCTCGGCCTTGACGGTCGCGGCCGCGATGAGCTCGCTGCTCGTCTTCCCGCAGACCTTCCTGAAGTCCATCGGGTACGGCGGCATCGCGGCGGTGCTGATCGCGATGCTCGCCGCGCTGACGGTCCTGCCCGCGGTGCTGGCCCTGCTCGGCACCCGCATCGACGCGCTGCGGATCCCGTTCCTGCAGCGGCCCACCCCGGTCGAGACCGACCACGGGGCGTGGGCTCGGCTGGCCCGTGCCGTGATGCGCCGTCCGGTGGTCGTCGCGACCGCCGTGGTCGTGGTGCTGCTCGCGGTCGCCTCGCCCTTCCTCGGCGTGAAGTGGGGCAGCGTCGACTACCGGGTGCTGCCGTCGGACACCCCGTCGCACGAGGCCTCGGAGCGGTTGAACAGCGAGTTCGGCCCGGAGCGCTCGACCGCCAACATCCTGGTGCGGGGCGAGGACCAGGCCGGTGTGGCGGCGTACGAGCGGGCCCTGGGGGAGGTCGGGGGCGTCGTCGACGTCCGTCCGGTCGCGACCGAGGGCGACACGACGCTGCTGCGCGCGGCGTGGGAGGGCAACAGCCAGACCGGGCACTCGCAGCAGGTGGTGCGCGACCTGCGTGCGGTGACGGCTCCCGACGGCGCGGACGCCCTGGTCGGCGGGCTCACCGCCGACACCGTCGACCTGGCCGGATCGGTGGGCGACCACCTGCCGCTGATGGGCGTGATCGTGGTGGGCGTGATGCTGGTGCTGCTCTTCCTGGCGTTCGGCTCGGTGGTGCTGCCGCTGAAGGCGGTGCTGATGAACGGCTTCTCGATCACCGCGTCGTTCGGCGTCGTGACCTGGATCTTCAGCGACGGCCACCTGGCCGACCTGCTCGGCTTCACCCCCCAGGGCTTCCTCGACCTGACCAACCCGATCGTGATGCTCGCGGTGCTGTTCGGCCTGTCCATGGACTACGAGGTGTTCCTGCTGTCGCGCGTCCGGGAGCAGTGGGACGCGACCGGCGACAACGACCTCGCCGTGCAGACCGGCGTGCAGAAGACCGGCCGGATCATCACCAGTGCCGCGCTCCTGCTCGCCGTCGTGATCGGCGCGTTCAGTCTCAGCGGCGTGGTGTTCATGAAGATGCTCGGGCTCGGCATGCTGGTCGCGATCCTGGTCGACGCGACCGTGGTGCGTGCCCTGCTCGTGCCGGCCACCATGAAGCTCCTCGGGCGCTGGAACTGGTGGGCCCCGGCCCCGCTCGCCCGTTGGTGGGAGCGCCACGGCTTCCGCGAGGGCGGTTCCGAGCCGGCCGGCCCCGTCGATCCCGTCGACCCCGCCGGTCCGGCCGACCCCACCGCCCGGGATCGGGTGCTGGTCTAG
- a CDS encoding TetR/AcrR family transcriptional regulator, translated as MPHLRAPATRRERQREATYDEIVEVAARLLAEGADLSLRAVAAAMGMTAPALYRYVASYQQLVDLVAFELDKAATAEWAAAAARFPEDDPAARLVVACARFRQWALVKPREFALVFANPIAEADSDRRELLTLSTSGHYFTDLLWQIWELYQFPFPALDELDPVIRASVLDPLIPAKADHIPPEDRGLLWVYMRAWSALYGVVTLESTGHCDPRVIESGQLFRATLLDWLEPLGLRHERERVTRILDEELARPDSP; from the coding sequence GTGCCCCATCTGCGTGCACCCGCCACCCGAAGGGAACGCCAGCGCGAGGCGACCTACGACGAGATCGTCGAGGTCGCCGCCCGCCTGCTCGCGGAGGGCGCCGACCTCTCGCTGCGCGCGGTCGCCGCGGCGATGGGGATGACCGCGCCGGCGCTGTATCGCTATGTCGCGAGCTACCAGCAGCTGGTCGACCTGGTGGCGTTCGAGCTCGACAAGGCCGCGACGGCGGAGTGGGCGGCGGCCGCCGCCCGGTTCCCCGAGGACGACCCGGCCGCGCGGCTGGTGGTGGCGTGCGCGCGCTTCCGGCAGTGGGCCCTGGTGAAGCCACGCGAGTTCGCCCTGGTGTTCGCCAACCCGATCGCCGAGGCCGACAGCGACCGTCGGGAGCTGCTCACCCTGTCGACGTCGGGCCACTACTTCACCGACCTGCTCTGGCAGATCTGGGAGCTCTACCAGTTCCCCTTCCCGGCCCTCGACGAGCTCGACCCGGTGATCCGCGCGTCGGTCCTCGACCCCCTCATCCCGGCCAAGGCCGATCACATCCCGCCCGAGGACCGCGGCCTGCTGTGGGTCTACATGCGCGCCTGGTCGGCGCTCTACGGCGTGGTGACCCTGGAGTCCACCGGCCACTGCGACCCGCGGGTGATCGAGTCCGGCCAGCTCTTCCGGGCCACCCTGCTCGACTGGCTGGAGCCCCTCGGCCTGCGCCACGAGCGGGAGCGGGTCACCCGGATCCTCGACGAGGAGCTCGCCCGCCCCGACTCCCCCTGA
- a CDS encoding FAD-binding oxidoreductase, with translation MSHPLPMFNLAPAHAPRSVVVPRTPEEVAAAVRAAAAAGEQVHPIGAGHGWARPIEGGVALLTRELAGVQVDAAAARARVGAGTTWAQVIAAAAPHGLAPLAGSAPAVGVIGYLLGGGLSPLGRTYGWAADHVRSFEIVTGTGELVTASASSHPDLFAALLGGKHAPGVVTAAEIDMVPLHAVYGGGLFFDAADAEAVLGEWAAWSARMPDEVNTSAALLRLPDLPSVPEPLRGRCVVHVRVAIVGDESTGRALLEPIRKVARPIVDTVATLPVAAIGAVHADPEEPMPVLEAGALLASFDLDAVRALLGAAGPQVEAPLAVVEVRRLGGRLAQPPSRPDAVAGRDAAYGLFVVSAPVPELFAGPVPAAVGGLARALAPWASGRFQPNFVGALNQPTALDAAWPDEVRARLEQVRRSYDPAGVINH, from the coding sequence ATGTCGCATCCCCTGCCGATGTTCAACCTCGCCCCCGCCCACGCGCCCCGCTCGGTCGTCGTACCTCGCACGCCGGAGGAGGTCGCCGCCGCCGTCCGTGCCGCGGCGGCCGCCGGTGAGCAGGTCCACCCGATCGGGGCCGGTCACGGCTGGGCGCGTCCGATCGAGGGCGGCGTCGCGCTGCTGACCCGCGAGCTCGCCGGCGTCCAGGTCGACGCCGCGGCGGCCCGCGCCCGGGTCGGCGCCGGCACCACCTGGGCGCAGGTCATCGCCGCCGCCGCACCCCACGGCCTGGCGCCGCTCGCGGGCTCCGCGCCCGCCGTCGGCGTGATCGGCTACCTCCTCGGCGGCGGCCTCAGCCCGCTCGGTCGCACCTACGGCTGGGCGGCCGACCACGTCCGGTCCTTCGAGATCGTCACCGGGACGGGCGAGCTGGTGACGGCGTCCGCGAGCAGCCATCCCGACCTGTTCGCGGCGCTGCTCGGGGGCAAGCACGCGCCCGGCGTGGTGACCGCCGCCGAGATCGACATGGTCCCGCTGCACGCGGTGTACGGCGGCGGCCTGTTCTTCGACGCGGCCGACGCCGAGGCGGTCCTCGGCGAGTGGGCGGCCTGGTCGGCCCGGATGCCCGACGAGGTCAACACCTCCGCGGCGCTGCTGCGGCTGCCCGACCTGCCCTCGGTACCCGAGCCGCTGCGCGGCCGGTGCGTCGTCCACGTCCGGGTCGCGATCGTCGGGGACGAGTCGACGGGCCGGGCGCTGCTGGAGCCGATCCGCAAGGTCGCCCGGCCGATCGTCGACACCGTCGCGACGCTGCCGGTCGCCGCGATCGGCGCCGTCCACGCCGACCCGGAGGAGCCGATGCCGGTGCTCGAGGCCGGTGCGCTGCTGGCGTCCTTCGACCTCGACGCGGTCCGGGCGCTGCTCGGGGCGGCCGGGCCGCAGGTCGAGGCGCCGCTCGCCGTCGTCGAGGTACGCCGCCTCGGCGGTCGCCTCGCCCAGCCGCCGTCCCGCCCGGACGCGGTCGCCGGACGGGACGCGGCGTACGGGCTGTTCGTCGTCAGCGCTCCCGTGCCCGAGCTGTTCGCCGGGCCGGTGCCCGCCGCGGTCGGCGGCCTGGCCCGGGCCCTGGCGCCCTGGGCGAGCGGACGCTTCCAGCCCAACTTCGTCGGCGCGCTCAACCAGCCGACGGCGCTCGACGCCGCCTGGCCGGACGAGGTCCGCGCGCGGCTGGAGCAGGTCCGCCGCAGCTACGACCCGGCCGGCGTCATCAACCACTGA
- a CDS encoding Ig-like domain-containing protein, which yields MSSPRPRPLGVGAALLAVLALLLTLAPAHALDDDDPNDPNPDGPALKFVSLSMGASPAYGKNQSLTFRTNYTAQETHATVYYTPTKDSPLTDVLATSDHEGVISWPTSPRFKPGSYSVTLEVTKEVQSIQSSRLTFTVGKAAVTSTAAVDDLRVAQYRPVDLRVSVSSTAPDAPLRGAYTLLAQPVGGGPDVVISEGGYDGAGPHTYALQQFAATHPGRWELYFLTSETDLLAFSSTRVAALEVLPSRVPTSLELLPGSATHEQGDSNAAISATLSSGFEVAGLVGRVRLLDRGVPTGAEVEVTGPGTVRFPLGDLAVGEHSLSLEYLGNDVFEGSASAARTVTVTKPGQDPGPGEDPGPGKSPADQAGKGTFTAQVTGTVKVKRAKRLAVVRASVVAPGRTTPLTGQVQVLVGAKVVRTLPVAADGVVKLKLKGLKPGKRRITVRYLGAPDVLAAVASWKVKIPRR from the coding sequence ATGTCATCCCCCCGACCCCGGCCGCTGGGGGTGGGGGCCGCGCTGCTGGCAGTGCTGGCCCTCCTCCTCACCCTGGCCCCGGCCCACGCCCTCGACGACGACGATCCCAACGACCCCAACCCGGACGGTCCCGCGCTGAAGTTCGTGTCGCTGTCGATGGGCGCCTCGCCGGCGTACGGCAAGAACCAGTCGCTCACCTTCCGGACGAACTACACCGCCCAGGAGACGCACGCGACGGTCTACTACACGCCGACCAAGGACAGCCCGCTCACCGACGTGCTCGCCACCTCGGACCACGAGGGCGTCATCTCGTGGCCGACCTCGCCGCGGTTCAAGCCCGGCAGCTACAGCGTCACGCTCGAGGTCACCAAGGAGGTCCAGTCCATCCAGTCCTCGCGGCTCACCTTCACCGTCGGCAAGGCGGCGGTGACCTCGACGGCCGCCGTCGACGACCTGCGGGTCGCTCAGTACCGCCCGGTCGACCTGCGGGTCTCCGTCAGCAGCACCGCTCCCGACGCGCCGCTCCGCGGCGCCTACACGCTGCTCGCGCAGCCGGTCGGCGGCGGTCCCGACGTGGTCATCAGCGAGGGCGGCTACGACGGCGCCGGCCCGCACACCTACGCCCTGCAGCAGTTCGCCGCGACCCACCCCGGCCGCTGGGAGCTGTACTTCCTCACCTCGGAGACCGACCTGCTGGCCTTCAGCAGCACCCGCGTCGCCGCGCTGGAGGTGCTCCCGAGCCGGGTCCCGACCTCACTGGAGCTGCTTCCGGGCAGCGCCACGCACGAGCAGGGCGACAGCAACGCTGCCATCTCCGCCACGCTGAGCTCCGGGTTCGAGGTCGCCGGGCTGGTCGGCCGGGTCCGGCTGCTCGACCGCGGCGTCCCGACCGGCGCCGAGGTCGAGGTCACCGGCCCCGGTACCGTGCGCTTCCCGTTGGGTGACCTCGCCGTCGGCGAGCACAGCCTGAGCCTGGAGTACCTCGGCAACGACGTGTTCGAGGGCTCGGCCTCCGCCGCCCGCACGGTCACCGTGACCAAGCCGGGGCAGGACCCCGGTCCCGGCGAGGACCCCGGTCCGGGCAAGAGTCCCGCGGACCAGGCGGGCAAGGGAACCTTCACCGCCCAGGTCACCGGCACGGTCAAGGTCAAGCGGGCCAAGCGGCTCGCCGTCGTCCGGGCGAGCGTCGTCGCACCGGGCCGCACCACGCCGCTCACCGGCCAGGTCCAGGTCCTCGTCGGCGCGAAGGTGGTCCGCACGCTGCCCGTCGCCGCCGACGGCGTCGTGAAGCTGAAGCTCAAGGGCCTCAAGCCCGGCAAGCGCCGGATCACCGTGCGCTACCTCGGCGCACCGGACGTGCTCGCCGCCGTGGCGAGCTGGAAGGTCAAGATCCCGCGCCGCTGA
- a CDS encoding BTAD domain-containing putative transcriptional regulator, with product MQIDVLGPVRVRRDGVEIDLGTPRQRAIVAALALEQGRVLSVPGLIARVWGDHPPASVQGTLQSYVGHLRRALEPDRGPRQPARVLITEHSGYALRIDRPHRDDAVLADTVAQARELLAVVPDPLRPSAPSAAREPIEHALAAVDLALAAWRGVPYADLDDDPDTRAERARLEDHRATAEELRVVAHLALGRHDEIASALEAMTRAHPLHERWWTLWAVALARSGRQADALAALQRLHAVLDEELGVEPSAPVRELQTAILRQDPSVTWQPTAAPATPSAGPDPWLWQRVLDPLRTPAAPAAPAGTADPREGVGDTAGDGPTAALRVAVVDDHPVFRMGMTGLLGSLDGLELVGAAGDPPGAHELVARGVDVVLMDLDLAGDSGIELTRALLATHPDLKVLVMTMHEDDDYVTGALQAGAAGYLLKSAEAGDVLRAIRGVARGELIIGAAVAHAARSRLAAPVDPR from the coding sequence GTGCAGATCGACGTCCTGGGGCCGGTCCGGGTGCGCCGGGACGGCGTCGAGATCGACCTCGGGACGCCCCGACAGCGCGCGATCGTCGCCGCGCTCGCCCTCGAGCAGGGCCGGGTGCTGTCCGTGCCCGGGCTGATCGCCCGGGTCTGGGGCGACCACCCGCCGGCCAGCGTGCAGGGCACCCTGCAGAGCTATGTCGGCCACCTGCGACGGGCCCTGGAGCCCGACCGAGGCCCCCGGCAGCCGGCCCGGGTGCTGATCACCGAGCACAGCGGGTATGCGCTGCGCATCGACCGCCCGCACCGCGACGACGCGGTGCTCGCCGACACCGTCGCGCAGGCCCGGGAGCTGCTGGCCGTCGTCCCCGACCCGCTGCGGCCCAGCGCGCCCTCGGCCGCACGGGAGCCGATCGAGCACGCCCTCGCCGCCGTCGACCTCGCGCTCGCCGCCTGGCGCGGCGTCCCGTACGCCGACCTCGACGACGACCCGGACACCCGGGCCGAGCGGGCCCGCCTCGAGGACCACCGGGCCACCGCCGAGGAGCTGCGGGTGGTGGCGCACCTCGCGCTCGGCCGCCACGACGAGATCGCCTCGGCGCTGGAGGCGATGACGCGCGCCCACCCGCTGCACGAGCGGTGGTGGACGCTGTGGGCGGTCGCGCTGGCCCGCTCCGGTCGGCAGGCCGACGCGCTGGCGGCCCTCCAACGACTGCACGCCGTGCTCGACGAGGAGCTCGGCGTCGAGCCGAGCGCGCCGGTCCGTGAGCTGCAGACCGCGATCCTGCGCCAGGACCCGTCGGTGACCTGGCAGCCCACGGCGGCGCCGGCCACCCCGTCGGCCGGGCCCGATCCCTGGCTGTGGCAGCGGGTCCTGGATCCGCTGCGCACACCGGCCGCCCCGGCCGCCCCTGCCGGCACCGCGGACCCCCGGGAAGGCGTCGGCGACACCGCCGGCGACGGCCCCACCGCCGCGCTGCGGGTCGCCGTCGTGGACGACCACCCGGTGTTCCGGATGGGCATGACCGGCCTGCTCGGCTCGCTCGACGGCCTGGAGCTGGTCGGCGCGGCCGGCGATCCCCCGGGCGCCCACGAGCTGGTGGCGCGCGGGGTGGACGTGGTGCTGATGGACCTGGACCTGGCCGGCGACTCCGGGATCGAGCTGACCCGCGCCCTGCTCGCCACCCACCCCGACCTCAAGGTGCTGGTGATGACGATGCACGAGGACGACGACTACGTGACCGGTGCGCTGCAGGCCGGGGCGGCGGGCTACCTGCTGAAGTCGGCCGAGGCCGGCGACGTGCTGCGCGCGATCCGCGGCGTGGCCCGGGGCGAGCTGATCATCGGCGCCGCCGTCGCCCATGCCGCCCGCTCGCGGCTGGCCGCGCCGGTGGACCCGCGGTGA